A section of the Candidatus Nitrosacidococcus sp. I8 genome encodes:
- a CDS encoding cation:proton antiporter, with amino-acid sequence MGDSLITTLSAAFGFALILGFIAAKIRLPALVGYLLAGILIGPFTPGLVVDMEIAQQFSQIGIMLLMFGVGLNLSLGDILSVRKIALPGSVLQVAASTTFGATLSYSWGWEWGHAIAFGLSISIASTVVLLRSLEMHGLFGSINGKITIGWFVVQDILTVLVLVLLPPLAGWLGGNAHPSETETSLALELTLTLGKVALFIALMLIVGRRLFPWMLWKIAGTGSHELFTLSVVAVAISIAYGASMLFGVSIALGAFFAGMVLRESKLSHRAATESLPLRDAFAVLFFVSVGMLFNPQVLMDQPLKVLEVVAVIMIGTPLVSTLIVLSLRYPLNTALVIWASLSQIGEFSFILTNVGIQLGLLSIDAQSLVLAAALISIAVNPLIFRAIKPMQIWIRSKSALARIVERPDDPLAKLPMYTERKFLADQIVLIGYGRVGHRIGEALAHTNTPYVVVEENREVVEKLREKGIPAVSGDAGDSSVLIQAHIARAGMLIIAIPDILSTRKMITTARTLNPQIKIIIRTHSEEELNLLEQEGVGKVFFGESELAASMINYILNQLEPKEENQSA; translated from the coding sequence ATGGGCGATTCCTTAATAACCACCTTATCTGCTGCTTTTGGATTTGCATTAATACTAGGATTTATTGCTGCAAAAATTAGGCTTCCTGCACTTGTAGGCTATTTACTTGCGGGCATTCTCATTGGTCCCTTTACTCCTGGGCTTGTAGTTGATATGGAAATAGCCCAACAATTTTCTCAAATAGGCATTATGCTACTGATGTTTGGAGTAGGATTAAATTTATCTTTAGGGGATATACTTTCGGTTCGAAAAATTGCCTTACCTGGATCAGTATTACAAGTTGCCGCATCAACAACTTTTGGTGCTACCTTATCTTATTCTTGGGGATGGGAATGGGGTCATGCAATAGCTTTTGGTTTATCAATTTCAATAGCCAGTACTGTAGTTTTACTAAGATCTCTTGAAATGCACGGACTTTTCGGATCTATTAATGGAAAGATTACTATTGGCTGGTTTGTCGTGCAAGACATATTGACTGTATTGGTCCTTGTATTACTACCTCCTCTAGCAGGATGGTTGGGAGGGAATGCCCATCCTAGCGAAACAGAGACTAGTCTTGCCTTAGAGCTTACGCTTACTTTAGGTAAGGTTGCTTTATTTATTGCTTTAATGCTTATTGTAGGTCGTCGCCTATTTCCTTGGATGCTATGGAAGATAGCAGGAACAGGATCTCATGAATTATTTACCCTCTCTGTAGTTGCAGTGGCTATAAGTATTGCTTATGGTGCCTCTATGCTTTTTGGAGTATCTATCGCATTAGGAGCATTTTTCGCTGGAATGGTGCTTAGAGAATCAAAGCTTAGTCACCGAGCGGCTACTGAATCTCTTCCTCTTAGGGATGCTTTTGCTGTACTGTTTTTTGTCTCTGTAGGCATGTTATTTAATCCTCAAGTGCTCATGGATCAGCCTTTAAAAGTATTAGAAGTAGTTGCAGTGATTATGATTGGTACTCCGCTAGTCTCTACATTAATAGTACTCAGTCTTCGCTATCCATTAAATACAGCATTAGTTATTTGGGCAAGTCTTTCCCAAATTGGTGAGTTCTCCTTCATTTTGACTAATGTTGGTATCCAGCTTGGCTTGCTCTCTATTGATGCCCAAAGCCTAGTATTAGCAGCCGCTCTTATTTCTATCGCAGTTAATCCTTTAATATTTAGAGCAATTAAACCTATGCAGATATGGATACGCTCTAAATCTGCTTTAGCTAGAATTGTAGAACGTCCAGATGATCCTCTAGCAAAACTTCCTATGTATACTGAAAGAAAATTTCTTGCCGATCAAATAGTTTTAATTGGCTATGGTCGAGTAGGTCATCGTATTGGAGAAGCTCTTGCTCATACTAATACTCCTTACGTAGTAGTAGAAGAAAATAGAGAAGTTGTAGAAAAACTAAGAGAAAAAGGAATTCCTGCTGTTTCAGGTGATGCTGGAGACTCGTCAGTACTTATTCAAGCACATATTGCTCGAGCAGGTATGCTCATCATTGCTATCCCTGATATCCTAAGTACACGTAAAATGATTACTACTGCCCGTACCTTAAACCCTCAGATTAAAATTATTATTCGTACTCATAGCGAAGAAGAATTAAACCTTTTAGAGCAAGAAGGTGTGGGTAAAGTGTTTTTCGGAGAAAGTGAGCTTGCAGCAAGTATGATTAACTACATTCTCAACCAGCTTGAACCGAAAGAAGAAAACCAAAGTGCATAA
- a CDS encoding cupin domain-containing protein, whose translation MMLSNILDSLPENLEKEVFETILSYQNIKIERIVSKGYITPDSKWYDQDENEWVMVIEGKASLMLEDGLEHILSKGSYLNIPAHTKHRVTWTDPNNLTIWLAIFYK comes from the coding sequence ATGATGCTCTCTAATATCTTGGATTCATTACCAGAAAATTTAGAGAAAGAAGTTTTTGAAACTATTTTATCTTATCAAAATATAAAGATTGAACGGATCGTATCTAAAGGCTATATTACACCTGATTCTAAATGGTACGATCAAGATGAAAATGAATGGGTAATGGTTATAGAAGGAAAAGCATCTTTAATGTTAGAAGATGGCTTAGAGCATATCTTATCAAAGGGTAGTTACCTTAATATTCCTGCTCATACTAAACACAGAGTTACTTGGACAGATCCAAATAATTTGACTATTTGGTTAGCTATTTTTTATAAATAA